CGGGGTGCCGTTGCTGCGGCGGGCCCGACAGGCCGGCGAGGCGCGGCGGGACCGGGAGCGCCGGGCCGACGCGGTGATCGCGCTGTGCGGGGCGCTCGCCGGGGAGGTGAGGGCCGGGCGCCAGCCGGGTGAGGGGCTGCTGCGGGCCGCGCGGGACTGCGGCGGGCTCGCGGACGCGCAGGCGACGGTGCTTGCGGCGGCGCGGTTCGGCGGTGACGTGCCGGACGCGCTCGCCACGGCGGCGCGGCAACCGGGCGCCGAGGGACTGAAGGGACTCGCCGCGTGCTGGCGGGTGGCCGTGGACCAGGGTGCGGGGCTCGCGGCCGGGCTCGACCGGCTCGCCGCGGCCCTGCGCGCGGAACGGGACCAACGATCCGACTTACGGGCCCAGTTGGCAGGCGCCCGGGCCACGGCGGTGATGCTCGCCGGATTGCCGGCCCTGGGGCTCCTCATCGGCACCGCCCTCGGGGCCGATCCCCTCCACGTCCTGCTGCATACCGGGGCGGGACTGGGCTGTCTGGCGGCCGGCGGGGCGCTGGAGGGCGCGGGGCTGTGGTGGGTGCAGCGGATCGTACGAGGCGCGGAGACGGCGGCATGAGCGGAGAAGTCGTCCACAGGCTGGGGGTGACCGTGGGGATCGTGCTGGCCTGCGGATGGCTGGTGCGGTGGCTGCTGGAGATGCGGCGCCGCAGGAGGATGCGCCGGCGGCTGACGGAGCTGTCGGGCGTACGGGAAGCGACGGCGCCGGCCCTGAGCCCGGCCGTGCGGGGGCTCGCGCGGACGTGGCTGGCTCCGGTGGGCGTGGCGTGCGCCGGATGGGCCCTGGTCGGAGGCCTTGCTGGGGCCGCCGTGGGACTGGCCGGCGCGGTGGGGGTGTGGCGGTGGCGGCTGCGACAGGAGACGTCCGGCGCGGACCCGGGGGCTCCCGACCTCCCCGAGGGGGCACGGCAACTCCCCCTCGCCGCCGACCTGCTGGGGGCCTGCATCGCGGCGGGCGCCGGCCCGGTGATCGCCGCGCAGGCGGTGGGTGAGGCCCTGGGCGGCCCTGTCGGCGACGCCCTCGCCCGGGGTGCGGCGGAGGTGCGGCTGGGCGGCGAACCGGGCGTGGCCTGGCGGAGGTTGGGTGCGGTCCCGGGCGCCGGAGGTCTGGCCCGGCTGCTCGAACGGGCCGATGTGTCCGGGATGCCCGCTGCGGTGCCGGTCGCGCGGCTCGCCGCGGAGGCCAGGGCCGACTGGGGCCGCGCCGCGACGGCCAGGGGCCGGCGAGCGGGCGTGATGGTGAGCGCGCCGGTGGGGCTGTGCTTCCTGCCCGCGTTCATCGCGGTCGGCGTACTGCCCGTGGTGATCGGACTCGCGGGCGGGGTGCTCGGAGGGGGTGGTGGGTGAGGCGGCGACGGACCGGAAGCAGTGAGCGACAACCAGCAGAAACGTAGAAGTTCGGACTCTTTCTTACGGGGGTTGAGATGTATCAGGCGGTGCGGGCACGGCTGCGTGCCCTGGTGTGCGGGATGCGGCGGGCGGCGCGGAGGGACGCGGGAATGGTCACCTCCGAGTACGCCATGGGAATCGTCGCGGCCGTGGCGTTCGCGGTGGTGCTCTACAAGGTCGTCACGAGCGGCCCGGTCAGCGCGGAACTCCAGAACATCGTGAAGGGGGCCCTGAATGCGCGGATGTGAGCTGGGCGGGGACCGGGGGTTCGTCACGGCGGAGTCGGCCGTGGTGCTGCCCGTGCTGGTGATGTTCGCGATGGCACTGGTGTGGGGGCTGCTGGTCGTGGCCGCGCAGATCCAGTGTGTGGACGCGGCGCGGACGGGCGCCCGTGCGGCGGCCCGGCAGGACTCGCCCGGCGCGGTTGTGGAACTGACCCGCGAGGCGGCGCCGCCCGGCGCGAAGGTGACCGTCAGCCGGGGCGCGGAGCACGTACGGGTGACCGTCGTGGCCGAGCCGCCGGTGCTGCGCGGTCTGCCCTTCACCGTGCGCGAGGAGGCCGTGGCGTCGGTGGAGGAGGCGGTGGGCACGTGAGACTGGACCGGGGGCGTGCCGGTGTTCGGGGCGCCCGTTCGGACCAGGGGTCCGCCACCGTGTGGAGCGTGGGAGCGATCGCCGTTCTGTGTGTGGTGTTCGGGGTAGTCCTGGCGCTCGGGCAGGCCGTAGTCATCCGGCACCGGGCGGCGGGCGGTGCGGATCTCGCGGCGCTCGCCGCGGCGGACCACTGGGCCGACGGCGGTTCGGCGGCCTGCGCCCGGGCCGGCCGGGTGGCCCGGGCCCAGGGCGTGCGGCTCGTGCGGTGCGAGGTCGCCGGGGAGATCTCGGAGGTGACGGCGGCGTCGGGACGGGGGCTGTTCACGGCGGAGGTCAGGTCGAGGGCGGGGCCCCCGGCGAGTCGGCCGGTTCCCCGTCTGGCCGCTCAGGTGCCTCGTCCGCCTCCTCCTTCTCCACCGGCTTCTCCTCCGGAGCGTCCTCATCCCCCGGGTCGCCTTCCTTCTCCTGCGGAGCCCCCTCCAGCAGCACCGTGAGGAGCCGTACGGCGCCCCTCTTGTGCAGCGGGTCGTTGCCGTTGCCGCACTTGGGGGACTGGATGCAGGACGGGCAGCCGGCGTCGCACTCGCAGGAGGCGATGGCCTGGCGGGTGGCGGTCAGCCAGGTGCGGGCGGTGTGGAAGGCGCGCTCCGCGAAGCCCGCCCCGCCCGGATGGCCGTCGTAGACGAAGACGGTGGGCAGCAGCGTGTCGGGGTGGAGCGGGATCGACACGCCGCCGATGTCCCAGCGGTCGCAGGTCGCGAAGAGGGGCAGCAGGCCGATCGACGCGTGTTCGGCGGCGTGCAGGGAGCCGCCGAGGATCTCCGGGTTGATCCGGGCCCGGTCCAGCTGGTCCTCGGTGACGGTCCACCACACGGCGCGGGTGCGCAGCGTACGGGGAGGGAGGTCGAGTTTGGTCTCGCCGAGCACCTCACCGGTGATGAGCCGTCTGCGGAGGAAGGAGACGACCTGGTTGGTGACCTCGACGGAGCCGTAGCAGAGGCGGCCGTCGCCCCACGGGATCTCGACGTCCGTCTCCAGGACGGAGATCGACGTGGTGTCACGGGCGACCGTGGAGTACGGCGGGGCGGCCTCCTCCACGAGGGCGACGGAGTCCTCCAGGTCCAGCGACCGCACCAGGTACGTGCGGCCCTGGTGGAGGTGGACCGCCCCCTCGTGCACCGTCGAGTGCGCGGCTCCGGCGTCGACCGTGCCGAGCAGCCGGCCCGTGCCGGTCTCGACGACCTGGACCGGGCGTCCGCCCTCACCGCGGATGTCCGTCAGGTCGGCGGCCCGCTCGCGGCGGGTCCAGTGCCAGGCCCGGGTGCGGCGGCGCAGCAGCTTCGCGGCCTCCAGCTGGGGCAGGAGGCCCTCGCTGGCCGGGCCGAACAGGCTGAGGTCCTCGTCCGTCAGGGGCAGCTCCGCGGCGGCCGCGCACAGGTGCGGGGCCAGCACGTAGGGGTTGTCCGGGTCGAGGACGGTCGATTCGACGGGCTGGTCGAACAGGGCCTCGGGGTGGTGGACGAGGAAGGTGTCCAGCGGGTCGTCGCGGGCGACCAGGACGGCCAGCGCCCCCTGGCCGGACCGTCCGGCGCGGCCCGCCTGCTGCCACAGGGACGCACGCGTGCCGGGGTAGCCGGCGATGACGACCGCGTCGAGGCCGGAGATGTCGATGCCGAGTTCGAGGGCGTTCGTCGCCGCGAGACCCAGCAGTTCACCCGAATGGAGGGCTTGTTCGAGAGCGCGGCGTTCTTCGGGAAGATAGCCGCCCCGATACGCCGCGACACGCCGGGCCAGCGACCGGTCGACCTCGCCCAGGCGCTCCTGGGAAATGACCGAGATCAGCTCGGCGCCGCGCCGGGAACGGACGAAGGCGACCGAGCGCACGCCCTGCACGGTGAGGTCGGTCAGCAGGTCGGCGGCCTCCGCGGTGGCGGTACGCCGGACGGGGGCGCCCTTCTCGCCGTGCAGGTCGGTCAGCGGCGGCTCCCAGAGGGCGAACACCAGTTCACCGCGGGGGGAGGCGTCGTCGGCCACTTCCAGCACCGGCACGCCGGTGAGGCGACGGGCGGCCACGGAGGGCTCGGCGGCGGTGGCCGAGGCCAGCAGGAACACCGGCGACGCGCCGTAGCGGGCACACAGCCGGCGCAGTCGGCGCAGCACCTGAGCGACGTGCGAGCCGAAGACGCCGCGGTAGGTGTGGCACTCGTCGATGACGACGTATTTCAGCGACTTCAGGAAGGAGGACCAGCGGGGGTGGGACGGCAGGATGCCGCGGTGCAGCATGTCCGGGTTGGTCAGCACGTAGTTGCCGTACTGGCGGATCCACTCGCGCTCCTCGAACGGAGTATCGCCGTCGTACACGGCTGCGCGCACGGAATTGCCCAGCGGATGTGAAAGTTCCTTCACCGAGCGGCACTGGTCCGCCGCGAGAGCCTTGGTGGGAGCCAGGTAGAGGGTGGTCGCGCCGCGGCCGTTCGGGGCCTCCGAACCCTCCAGAAGGGTGGAGAAGACCGGCACGAGGTAGGCCAGGGACTTGCCGGAGGCAGTGCCGGTGGCGACGACAACCGACTCGCCGTCCAGGGCGTGCTCGGCCGCGCGTGCCTGGTGGGCCCAGGGATGCTCGATGCCCGCGGCTCGCACCGCCGCGACGACCTCCGGGCGGATCCGGTCCGGCCAGACGGCATGCCGACCCTCACGCGGGGGCA
The Streptomyces tuirus genome window above contains:
- a CDS encoding type II secretion system F family protein, which translates into the protein MSGEVVHRLGVTVGIVLACGWLVRWLLEMRRRRRMRRRLTELSGVREATAPALSPAVRGLARTWLAPVGVACAGWALVGGLAGAAVGLAGAVGVWRWRLRQETSGADPGAPDLPEGARQLPLAADLLGACIAAGAGPVIAAQAVGEALGGPVGDALARGAAEVRLGGEPGVAWRRLGAVPGAGGLARLLERADVSGMPAAVPVARLAAEARADWGRAATARGRRAGVMVSAPVGLCFLPAFIAVGVLPVVIGLAGGVLGGGGG
- a CDS encoding DEAD/DEAH box helicase: MAFNHLPAGVHDALAPLSVTPVTHSVPMAKNHRSDRTPTDPASRPAPGAVLDRLASGPSRASRITHTEHLPPREGRHAVWPDRIRPEVVAAVRAAGIEHPWAHQARAAEHALDGESVVVATGTASGKSLAYLVPVFSTLLEGSEAPNGRGATTLYLAPTKALAADQCRSVKELSHPLGNSVRAAVYDGDTPFEEREWIRQYGNYVLTNPDMLHRGILPSHPRWSSFLKSLKYVVIDECHTYRGVFGSHVAQVLRRLRRLCARYGASPVFLLASATAAEPSVAARRLTGVPVLEVADDASPRGELVFALWEPPLTDLHGEKGAPVRRTATAEAADLLTDLTVQGVRSVAFVRSRRGAELISVISQERLGEVDRSLARRVAAYRGGYLPEERRALEQALHSGELLGLAATNALELGIDISGLDAVVIAGYPGTRASLWQQAGRAGRSGQGALAVLVARDDPLDTFLVHHPEALFDQPVESTVLDPDNPYVLAPHLCAAAAELPLTDEDLSLFGPASEGLLPQLEAAKLLRRRTRAWHWTRRERAADLTDIRGEGGRPVQVVETGTGRLLGTVDAGAAHSTVHEGAVHLHQGRTYLVRSLDLEDSVALVEEAAPPYSTVARDTTSISVLETDVEIPWGDGRLCYGSVEVTNQVVSFLRRRLITGEVLGETKLDLPPRTLRTRAVWWTVTEDQLDRARINPEILGGSLHAAEHASIGLLPLFATCDRWDIGGVSIPLHPDTLLPTVFVYDGHPGGAGFAERAFHTARTWLTATRQAIASCECDAGCPSCIQSPKCGNGNDPLHKRGAVRLLTVLLEGAPQEKEGDPGDEDAPEEKPVEKEEADEAPERPDGEPADSPGAPPST
- a CDS encoding type II secretion system F family protein translates to MGAALACMGAAVWLLGEREEVARRARLLLAEGAAVWSGPPGWRRMSGGLRRVRGRLRAEWWSPVAGLMLAVLGASVLPAVLGAAGVPLLRRARQAGEARRDRERRADAVIALCGALAGEVRAGRQPGEGLLRAARDCGGLADAQATVLAAARFGGDVPDALATAARQPGAEGLKGLAACWRVAVDQGAGLAAGLDRLAAALRAERDQRSDLRAQLAGARATAVMLAGLPALGLLIGTALGADPLHVLLHTGAGLGCLAAGGALEGAGLWWVQRIVRGAETAA
- a CDS encoding DUF4244 domain-containing protein, translating into MYQAVRARLRALVCGMRRAARRDAGMVTSEYAMGIVAAVAFAVVLYKVVTSGPVSAELQNIVKGALNARM
- a CDS encoding TadE family type IV pilus minor pilin, translated to MRGCELGGDRGFVTAESAVVLPVLVMFAMALVWGLLVVAAQIQCVDAARTGARAAARQDSPGAVVELTREAAPPGAKVTVSRGAEHVRVTVVAEPPVLRGLPFTVREEAVASVEEAVGT